The Coleofasciculus sp. FACHB-1120 region TTCGCGACAATGAGCGCTTGTGGCGATAACAATGAGGTTTATTCATGATTCAGCCACCCGGCTTTGAAATGCAATCGATTGTCACTTCCTTGGGAAGAATGGTGTACTACACCCCCAAAGGGGCACCTTGGCGCTCGACAGATGCAGCCATGTCAGAGGATCTGCCCACGTTAGTTTTCCTGCATGGCTTTGGTGGTGGGTCATCCGCCTACGAATGGTCGAAAGTCTATCCAGCTTTTGCAACCGATTATCGAGTGATTGCACCCGACCTAATTGGTTGGGGTCGGTCTGACCATCCCGCACGCAATTACCAGATAGATGACTACATCAACACAATTATTGAGTTCATCGAGCAGACCTGTAACGAGCCGGTACCCGTTGTGGCATCTTCTCTCACAGCTGCTTTTACAATTAGAGCTGCGATCACTCGCCCCGATCTTTTTAAGTCCCTGATTCTCACCACACCAGCGGGGTTGTCTGACTTTGGGGAAAATTACAGCCGGAGCTTCTTTGCCCAAATCGTTGCCACGCCTATTCTGGATCGCTTGCTCTATAGCACTGGCGTTGCGACGGAGGGTGGCATCCGTAGTTTCTTAGAACAGCGGCAATTTGCTCGTAGCCGTCGCGTATATCAGGAAATCGTAGATGCTTATCTGCAATCTGCCCAGCAACCCAATGGGGAATATGCAGCGCTCTCTTTTGTTCGGGGAGACTTATGCTTCGATCTATCCCTGTACATGACTCAGCTAAACGTGCCTACTGCCATTATGTGGGGAGAAAAGTCCGAGTTTACTGGCCCGGAGATTGGCAGGCGGCTGGCAGCTTTAAATCCGCAAGCTGTCCGAGTTTTTCAGGCGCTCGATGATGTAGGATTGACGCCCCAACTGGAACTACCTGCGGTGACAATCGGCTTGATCCGACGATTTTTAGACTTACTGAAGTAGAACTGAAGTAGAAATGTCAGAGAAACCCATTATTTTAAAAGATAGTGGGTTTCTCTACCGCAAGATTAGTCTGGGAACCTGATATCAATGACTGTGGAATTGAAGTTATAACCTGAGCCGTCTAGTTCTACTGGGATGCCAATTTTGAGTTTGGTACTGCCCACAACTGGGCCATCCTTGGTGATTTGGGCTTTAGTACCGAAAGTCATCAGCATATCGGTGCTAAAAGAATCGGGTCTAGGATCGGGGAGTGCTTTGACAGAACCATCCGGTTGCGGGACAGTCACGCTGCGCGGCAGGATTTTTATGGATTTAATCTCCATTTGTCCAGCGGGTTGATTGCGGATGATAATATTCGTTTTTTTGTCCTTTTGGAACTGGTCGATTAAAGCCTGGGGATCTCGCACATTTAGACCCCGGACAATCAAATCCATTTCTACGGGTTTTGTGGTAACACCGACTTGGGCAACCGAACCGGAGGTGCCGGGAAAAAAGAAGATTCCCACAATAACGGAGAGAATCACTAAGGCAGCACCCACATCTAAGATGCTCACCTTGCCGAATAAGCGACCTTGAGAATCCAAAATCTTCATGCAGAATTGTCCTGGCTCTAGCTAAAAACTGGGGAGATTCAGTAACCTCTAACTCTACAAATCACAAGGTAGATGATACTTAATCCGGCAGTCTTTTGTCAGAGTACCATGAGTGTCGCCTAGAGAGTGCTGGCAGAGGCTGGTTGTAAAGCCTTCCTGAAAAGACTGCCTAATCTTAGTCTACGACACGGATATAGCCTTGTTTCAGGCTGTCAAATACTCGGTTGACTTGGATCTGCTCTTCGGAGCTGAGAGCTGTCTTCGATAACAGCGCCGCCATCAGCCGTTGTTGGTCATGGCGAGTAATTCTGCGAGTGGTTAATAATTGCTCGACTAATTGAGCGATCGTTAGGGAGAGGCTTTGAGCTTGCATCTGGTTATCGGGGCACAGGATTCTATTTAAATTTTCTGTAAACTTGCCCTCCAGTTCATCAGGACATTCACCGAATCTGGTGATGAAAAATGGCTAAATTTTCAGGAGTACCGAATCAGTATTGTACGGGGAATCAATTTCGGTTTGATGCTCTGCCCAGGCTTGGGCGATCGCTAAATATCTTAATTGCGGTTGAAGCTGCAACTTAGAATTCTCAAATAACGTCTGCTAATGCAGGCTGATGAAAGTTGTTGTCACATTTTAGGTGGAGATGCGATCGCATTCTAGTAAGATTCTCTTTCTCTGGGCTGATGCCTGGGAAGAAGAACAAGAACCCGAAATTGTGACTTTAAAAATGTGGTGTTGCCTCGCCCGCTTTCAGGGTAGGGAGTGTTGAAATTGTTAAGACTGGTCGCCGATCGCAACTATCGATTTGATTATCACTCGTATTCGCTATGAAGTTGAACCCCTTGTCATTTTTTTCTCGTCGTTCCTCTCGCCGCTGGTTCTATCCGTTCCTGTCATCTGTAGTGGCGCTATTTATTTGTGTCGGTTTGCCTCAGTCTGGGCAAGCGATCTCGTTGTTTGACTTGATTTTGCGCGGCGTTCAGGTGATTCAGCTATCTACTATTTCTGATAAACAGGAAGTCCAAATTGGTCGGGCAATTAATAACCAGCTAGTCAGTCGGGAGATTCGGCTGTATCGCAATCCGCAAATCGTTCGCTATGTTGAAGAGATTGGTCAGCGGTTGGTGGCGAAGAGCGATCGCCCTGATATTCCTTATACGTTTCAAGTCGTTAACGATAAGGGTCTCAATGCCTTTGCAACAATGGGAGGCTTTGTCTATGTCAACACTGGCTTGCTCACAGCAGCAGAGAATGAAGCTCAGCTAGCGAGTGTCATAAGTCACGAAATCGGTCATATTGCCGGTCGTCATGCAATTGAGCAGATGCGAAAAAGTGCGCTAGCTCGCGGCGTAGCGGCAGCTGCGGGGTTGGATCGCAACCTAGCCGTTCAAATTGGCGTAGATTTGGCTCTACGGCGTCCGAACAGTCGGCAAGATGAATTCGAGGCAGATCAAAAGGGACTGCAAACCATGATTAGGGCGGGCTATGCTCCCTCTGGAATGGTGGCTTTCATGGAAAAGCTGCTCAGGGCAAATTCGGTGCCTACTTTCTTAAGTACCCATCCGGCAACCTCGGATAGAATTAAGGCTTTGGAACGTGCCATTGACCCGGAAGATGCCAATGTCGGCGATGGGTTGGATGAGCAAGCTTATAAAGCGAAAATTCGCCCCCTGATTTAAGGTCTGAGCATCTGGCGGCGCATCCGACTCACCTGAGATGGATCGATTTGCGTCACTGCTTCTTTCAGGGGTAGTTTGCGAACGCGACGCCGCGCCACATTGACTTGATAAACCAAACTGTTGGTGATGTCTAAGCCAGTCAACCAGCCACTTTTTTGGTGATAGGCACCCGTATCGATGTCAAGCCAGCCGTTCCCTTGGGCAAGTTTTCCTGGTGCGACTCCAGGCAGGGTAAAGGTGATGGTGTGACCCGTAATGATCAGTTTATCGAGGAAGTACGGCTGGGGAATGCTGTGAAATTCTTCGCGAATCCAGCAAAATTCCTCAGCGGTTTGCTTCTCCAAGGGAATTTGCGGATGGACGCCTGCATGAACTAACCAGAGATCCCCTAAGTCTAAATAAGTGGGTAGCGATCGCATCCATTCTATATCCTCTGTCGGAATGCCCGCTTCCCCATAACTGTTCACGGTCGCATGACCGCCACTGTAGAGCCATCCTTGCAGCGCTGGGCCGTAAATTTGTCCATCGCCCAACACGTCTAATAACATTTGCTCGTGGTTGCCCAACAAGCAATGATAGGAATTCTCCTTGACAAATTTAACAACCTGAGAGCTGTGAGGCCCTCGATCGATTAAATCCCCCAAAAAATAAACTGAGTCGCTTGAGGAAGGAGCGATCGCTTCCATTAAGGTCATCAGACCTTCGTAGTGGCCATGTACATCACCAATCACAATGCGACGGGGGGTCATTTTGCTCATCCTCAATCCGATTACTCACAACCTTTGATAGCGCCTCAGAGTGAAGCACCGAATAACTGTCGATCAAAACTTATACACTCATGGACATCCCTAGTCATGTTGCCCAGGTTATAGCGCTGGCGGGGGAGTAGCTTTCAAGCGCACCATCAAGATGGTAAATTTCCCATGTCTCGTGGATAAACCATCAGTGCGATGTTTGTCGCGTCTGCTCCGTTACAGCCAGATGAAACTCACAGCTCGTTAAATCTGATAACTCCGCTAAAACTGGGTTAATTAGTGAGTCAATTAAATAGGAAATGAATGTCAAAAAAGGTAATGTCCTTTCTGTGTATTAAGAGTTTCACGGAGCGGATGCACAGCCTGAATAGGAAACACCAAAAAAGCACTGGGAAAATTAGCTAGAAATTGAAAGTCAAGCGTCAAGGGTGTATTTTTAAAGCTGACTTTTTCGTTCTAAATTCTCTTCTAAGTGGCGGGACGTGCCAAATTGTAAGTATGGTAGACTACATTATTAATCATATCTCGCCTAGCCTGAGTCGAACCTTCTGGGATCGGGAATCTCTCTGAAGGCGGTCGAGTGTTGGGTGAAATAGAGCGAGACAATCAACAGAAAAATTCTCTCGCTATCGTTAAATGTCAGGATTTTTTCCTTAAAGTTCCTTGCCTCCTGTGTCTTCCACTGTGTCTTCTACTACGCTGCCGGTTATTATTGCCCTAAAACAAGCTAGTAGTATCGCTTGGGTAAATCAGGCGATCGCTAACACGGATACCCTGCTGCTCGATCATTCCCACTGCGAACGGAAAGCAGCAGGGGTTGCTTTGAATTTGATGTTTCGCTACCCTTCTTATACTCAGTTGGTGCGGCAGCTCACCAAGATCGCCCGCGAAGAACTGGAACACTTTGAGCTGGTTAACCAGTGGCTGGAACGTCGTGACATCCCCCTCGCAGCCCTCTCTGCGCCTCCCTACGGTGCCGGGATGAAGGCACAAATCCGCGCCAAGGAGCCGGATCGGTTATTGGATTCTTTGCTAGTTTCTGGGTTGATTGAGGCTCGAAGTCACGAACGGCTAGGATTACTCGCCACCCACTTACCCGATCCAGAGTTAGCCCAATTTTATGGCAGCTTGATGGCATCCGAGGCACGTCACTACGGCGTTTATTGGCTGCTTGCCGATACTTACTTTGAGCGTGGTGTTGTCAACCAACGGCTGGAGGAATTAGCTGTCGTTGAGAGTCAGTTGCTGGAAATGCTGCACCCAGAACCGAGAATTCACAGCTAAAGGCAAGAAGCGGATGGAAGCTCAATATCGGGATTTTGTGATTCGTGACTGGGAAAAGCGCGATCGCACTTTTGCGGCTGATGTCATCCATTCGGTGTTAACCGAGTATGGCTTGCCTTGGCAACCAAAGGAGGCAGACAGGGATGTTCTAGAGGTAGAAAAATTTTATCAAGATGCTGGGGGTGAGTTTTGGGTAATTGAAAGACAAGGGCAACTGGTGGGGACTGGTGCATATTATCCGGTGAAACGTGGGGACAGAGCGGTAGAAGTACGCAAAATGTATCTGTTGCCATCTGTGAGAGGGCAAGGACTGGGTAAGTATTTGTTACAACAACTCGAAAACGCGATCGCTTCTCGTGGTTTTCAGGAAATTTGGATTGAAACCGCCAGCGTTCTCAAAGAAGCGGTCAAATTGTATGAAAGCAGTGGGTATGAACCAGCAACAGGTGTAGAGACAGCAAGATGCGATCGCGTCTACGTTAAATTTCTGTAAGCCTCACGACTGATTTAGAGCATTTACATTTGGGTTTGCTACTAAGAAAAACAACACATTCTCCAGACCCTTCTGAAATCGCAATGTCTTGGCAAAATCGTGTTGCTTTGAGATACATCTTCATCTACTACCAAAACTTTTTTTGAGGTTCCTTTACCCAGAAGCAATTCGATAGTGTTTATAAGTTCTTCCTGGTTAATCAGCTTTGCTAATACCTGCCCCAAACAATAACCTGTATCTTTGTCTCCTATAATGGATAGCCATGATAATCTGTATAGTTGTGGGTTTAGAGCCATTTTTCAGCACTTCTCCCACATCAAATTTATTCAGAACGGGCAGAATTACATCCAAAATAATCAAATCACAACGTTCTTTTTTAAGAAGTAAAAATACTATTGATTGAGTTTGTTAACTTTTCCTTTAGGCACAATAATGCTCAGTTTTTCTCTAACTCGCTTGATGGATTTCTAACCTTTCTCCTTTAGGTTGAAAACCCTAAAGGAGATGACCTTATCTGTTTAGCATTTTCTTTCTATCGATACATTTTCATCTACTCCTAAATTTTTTTAAGCCACCTTGGGATATAAAAAATCGGAGAGTGTTTCTAATCCTGATTTGTCATCCTAAGCTTAGGATACCTATCAAGCTTTTGAAAATTAAAAAGGGCATTTTTTTACATTCGTGTTAAGAAAAGTGCCACCCTTGACGCATCCGCCATTTGCGCGAACAGTGGAATCACGATCCCATAGGCGATCGCGCTAAAAGAACGCCACGATAAAGGAAGCCAGCAGCACCAAGACAAAAATCTGCATCTAGTGGCTAACCCAAGCGATCGCACCTATCGAATCAGTTTAACTTCAAATTTATGAAGCTGCTGCTCAGCGGAAGATTAATGATTAATAACATTTTATGTTTTCTTTCACGATCCTTGGGACGGATGTGTAAACCTATGGTATGACATCATTCGCTTTGGGGATTGCTTAGCTACTGTTCTTGTGGAAAGGGGGATTTTTGCGCTAATGATAGTAGGAGTGTAGGAAATGAACCCCCATAAATTATTATCCTGGGATGACCATTCGCACCAAATGACTCCTCGTAGACAGTTAGAGCATTTGGAAGAGATGGTTACAGTATTCACAGAGCAACCAATCCAGACGAATGAACAACTGCCAAAGGAGATTCTTGAAGGGAAAAGTTTTAAAACAGCGATCAGCGAAAGTGAGAGACGATTACAGGCTATTTTTAATCAAACATCCCAATTTATCGCGCTACTGCAATCAGATGGGATTGTCATAGAAGCCAATCAGACGGCGCTAGACTTCGGTGGAATCGCTGCAACTGATGTTATTGGTCGTCCTTTTTGGGAAGCGTCGTGGTGGAGCGTTTCGCCAAAGATCCAGGAAGGTTTAAAATGCGCGATCGCGCAAGCAGCATCTGGAGAATTTGTGAATTACGAAGTTGAGGTGCGCGGTGCTGGAGAGACTATCGCCTCCTTTGACTTCTCGCTGAAGCTTTTAAAGCTCGAAACAGAGTTGCTTGAAGCACAGCAAACACCACCTTTGTTGATTGCCCAAGGTCAGAATATTACCGAGTGCAAGCACTCAGAAAATCAGCTCACCCTGTGCAATCTGGAACTGCTAACGCTATACAAAATTTCAGAGATCGCGCAGGAAACTCAATCTCTTCACACTGCATTTCAAGAGATTGTTGAACAAATTAGTATTGATACTGGTTTTCCGATTATCACCATCGAACTTTATGACGAAGCGCGGCAAATGATGGTGTTTGCAGGGCTAAAAGGAGTTCCCTTGCCTGCGGATACAACTGTTCTTGAGGTGCCGGTAGACGCGACGCTTTCGGGGACTGTAGTTCGCACGGGTCAACCTGTCGTGAAGACGGATCTTCCGCAGTCAGCCAAGAATAGTAACTTTAATAAAATATTTTCGCAGGCAGGGATTAAAACTTTCATTTGTATGCCGATGATCGTCAACCAACGGTCGATCGGAGTTTTAAGTTTAGCCCATCTAGAAATCGTTCAATGCAATGATTCATTCCTGAAATGGATCGGAAGTTTGGCTAATTCTATCGCTTCCCTAACCGAGCGCAAGCAGGCAGAGCAAGCACTACGGGAAAACGAAGCGAGGTATCGTCGAATTGTCGAAACCACCGTTGAAGGGGTCTGGGTTCTCGATCCAGAGGGAAATACAGCTTTTGTGAATAACCAGATGGCACAAATGCTTGGAGTAACAGCGGCTCAAATGCTAGGCAAACCTTTGTTTGCTTTTATGGATGACGAAGGTCGCGCGATCGCAGAAGCTTTAATAGAGCGTCGCCGCCAAGGAATTAAAGAACAACATGACTTTAAATTCCGCCGTCAGGATGGGTCCGATCTCTGGGCAATTGTTTCTACCAATCCCATCTTCGATCGAGCGGGAAATTACGCGGGAGTTCTGGGGATGGTAACGGATATCACCCAGCGCAAAGCCACTGAAGAGGCGTTGTTGCAGCAGGCAAAGCGGGAGTTGTTGATTCGGGTCATTACTCACCAAATCCGTCAATCTCTAAAGCTGGAGGAGATTCTTAACACGACGGTGACAGAAGTGCGACAATTTCTTGCCTGCGACCGGGTAGTCATTTTCCGCTTTCATCCAGACTGGAGCGGCGTTATCGCAGTTGAGTCGGTCGATTCTAGGTGGACACCAATTTTGGGATCGACGATGACAGACCATTGCTTTGCACACACTTATGTGGAGCCTTACAAAAACGGTCGGATTCTAGCAATTGAAGATATTTATACCGCCGGGATAAGTCCGTGTCACATTGATTTACTGGCTCAGTTTCAGGTGAGAGCAAACTTGGTAGTTCCCATACTCCAAGGCGAGGATTTGTGGGGTTTATTGATTGCTCATCATTGTTCGCAACCGCGACAATGGCAGCAGATAGAGATTAATTTACTCCAAGAATTAGCAACACAGGCGGGAATCGCGATTAAACAAGCCCAACTTTATCAACAGTTAGAGGAAGCGAATCAGGAGTTGCAGCGCCTTGCCGTTTTAGATGGCTTAACTCAGGTCGCGAATCGCCGTTGCTTTGATCAGTACATGAATAGTGAGTGGCAGCGGCTGCTACGAGAGCAAGTACCCTTATCCTTAATTTTGGGCGATATCGATTTTTTTAAACCCTACAACGATACTTACGGTCATCAAGCGGGAGATGAATGTTTAAAGGCAGTGGCGAGTGCGATTCGGCGTGCAGTCGGTCGTTCGACCGATTTAGTGGCTCGCTATGGGGGGGAAGAATTTGCCATTATTTTGCCAAATACGATGGCTGAGGGAGCAATCCAAGTGGCTGAGAAAATCCGGGCTGAAGTGAAGGCGTTAGCGATCGCTCATGTTAATTCTCAGGCCAGTCAGCAGCTCACGCTCAGTTTGGGCATTGCTAGTGTGGTTCCGACTTCAGAATCCTCACCAGCAATGCTGATTTCCGCAGCAGATACCGCTCTCTACCAGGCAAAAGCCGCAGGGCGCGATCGCTATTACGCACACCATTAACGGCTCAGGGTACGAATAAACCGTTGTAAATTGGTGAATAATCCGGATTTTTTCGGCGTTGGGGCGGGGCTGGGATTGGCGGCGTCCTTAGCCTGAGTTGTTCCTGCCAGGATATTGTCAAGTTCTTCGCCCACAGGTTTTGTAGAAACTTCGGCAATCAGCTGATAGTTGTCGTTTGTTTCCTGCCAAACTTGCCAGGAGGACGGGTAGCAGCGAAGCACCGCAGCACCGTCGAGGGGTCTGAGATAGTAGCTAGATTCCAGGGTAGTTAGGAAGCGATCGCGCAATTGTCGTCCCGCATAACCAATGCCAATAATGGCGACGTCTTCTAGATTAGGGTTGAGGAGAACAACCGGGCGATCGCCTGCTGCTTCGCACAGTTTTTCGACTTGCAAGACTTCTACTGCGGAAGGTTCAACGAACAAGAAAACGCGATCTTCTGGGTGAATTTTCTCATCTACGGACGATCGGCTACTGCCAATATCTGTAATTTTAAAGGGTACTTGTCCCCAGTCGCGGCGGGCAAGGGCAGCTGCCCCAGCATCGGGAAAGAAAACTTTCAACTCCGATGCCATCTCCTCAAAGGCTTCGATAAATTGTAAGGCGACGGGCATCGGTTTGAGTTCTGGGAAGACTAACTCAACTTTGATTCGGGTGTAACCATTGGCGATCGCAGCTTGGGTTGCTTCGCGGGATTGCGCGATCGCTTCTTCTAGTGATTTGGGAAGTTCTGCCATCTCGAAAATTGTTGAATTTAAGTGGATTCAGCCAAAATGTCAAATTCATTAAAAAACCTCTCCCTAACCCTCTCCTAAGAGGAAAGGAGACAAGAGAAAGAATGTTTTAATTCTGTAGGGATTGCTGCTTTCCTCCGTTAGGGAAGCGGCGCGGAACGCGCAGTACGGGAAGGAGGTTGGGGATTCGGTTTAATGTTGTCGTTGATGATTCCCACCTACTAATTACTGTGAGTCGTTAGCATTCAAAATTCTAAACTCAAAACTCGCTCCGGCTGAAAGCTAATTCTGGAAACAGGCATCAATCGTTCTAAAACTTGCTTCAGCACCATTGCCGCCCAGTCTACATCAGCTTCCTCTGTGTCCCGTCCCAGGGTGAAGCGAATGCCTCCCAAGGCAACTGCATCGCTGTATCCCATTGCCAGCAAGATGGGGCTGGGGCTGAGTTTGCCACTGTGACAGGCGGAACCGGCACTGATGGCAATTCCAGCTAGGTTCATCTGCCGCACCAAGGTCTTTCCGGTGATTTTTTCACTCTCACCGATAACGCTGAAACTGACGTGGTGGGGTAGCCGATGCTGCCTGTCGCCGGTGGGGATGAGGTGGGGAACATCCGCTAAATGGGAAAATAAGCGATCGCGCAATTTTATCAATCTCGGTGTCTCTGTTCCCAATTCTTGCGCCGCCAACTCAGCCGCCACGCCAAAACCAGCAATCACCGGAACAGCCTGAGTTCCGGAACGCAGCTTCAATTCTTGCCCTCCCCCGCACAATAAGGGCGCTAACTCCACACCAGGGCGGAGATAAAGGGCACCCGCACCCTGAATGCCATAGATTTTGTGGCTGGAAAGAGAGAGCATATCCACTGGCAGTTGCTGCACGTCAATCGGCAAACGCCCAGCTACTTGGACGGCATCGGTGTGAAACAATACCCCGTGGGAACGGGCAATCTTGCCCAATTCCTCAATCGGTTGCAGCGTGCCGACTTCGCTTTGCCCGTAAATAATCGAAACTAAGACTGTATTCGGTTGCAGCGCCTTTTCTAAATCGGTGGGATTTACCCGTCCTTTGATATCTACAGGCAACCGCGTCACCTGCCAACCCCATAACTCTAATAAACGTGCCGGTTCTGACACGGCTGAATGCTCGACGCTGGAGATAATAATATGCTGGGGCGTCCTGTAGCTGCGGGCAACCCCCATAATCGCCAGATTGTCTGCCTCGGTGCCGCCAGAAGTGAAGATAATCGACTCAGCCGGTGCGTTAATGAGTCCAGCGACTTGAATTCTTGCCTGTTCCAGAACCGTTGCAGCCCGTTGCCCCCACTCGTGCAAACTGGAAGGATTTCCCCACTGCTGGGTGAGGACGGTTTGCATCAGGGCGATCGCTTCTGGGCGAGTGGGCGTAGTAGCACTATAATCCAGATAAATTTGCATGGTTGATTAAGCGACAGGCTGTCTCTTCTTTCAGCATATAGCGCCTCTCGCTAGAGCGTCTCTCGCTTAACCACCCGGTTTGCAGACGTTATATTCTTCGTGAGACATGACTCCTTCTGGCACCAGCTTCGTCCCGCAGTCGCGGCAAATCATCCGGTAGTCGCGGCTCAAGGGGATACTAATAATCAAGCGGTTGTGGCGCATCCGCTTTCCCCGAAATTCTATATAGTTCCGGCTACCTTCCAATCTAGCGATGATGGTTCGCGCCTTCAAGACCAAATGAGCGGGAAGATGTCTTAAATTAATCGGATCGAGTGAAAAAGAGGCTTCCCACTCCTGTTTTTCCTGTTTTTTTTGAATCCAGGTGGCGCATTCTTGAATGCAGCGATGGCAAGTTTGACCATAGCCTTTGTGACCGCACGAAAACGTTTTTTTTCTTGGCATACAAATATAGTGGTGTGGCTTCATGCCTCCCACCCCCACAAAGCTTTTATCCTGTGGAAACTCTCCGCCGTGGGCGGTTGGACAAGATCGAATATTTTGTCCGCTTGCAGTTTATGTTAATGCAATAGGGGCAAGTCTCTGAGACTCCTTTTCGCTTGTTGACGAAAAAGCGGTAATGACACCGCGAATCCGTCAGGTTATCGTGTGGGTGATGAAAGAAATTTATGCTTTGATGACGTAAAAAAGGGATGGCGAGTTCGCCTAT contains the following coding sequences:
- a CDS encoding alpha/beta hydrolase; this encodes MIQPPGFEMQSIVTSLGRMVYYTPKGAPWRSTDAAMSEDLPTLVFLHGFGGGSSAYEWSKVYPAFATDYRVIAPDLIGWGRSDHPARNYQIDDYINTIIEFIEQTCNEPVPVVASSLTAAFTIRAAITRPDLFKSLILTTPAGLSDFGENYSRSFFAQIVATPILDRLLYSTGVATEGGIRSFLEQRQFARSRRVYQEIVDAYLQSAQQPNGEYAALSFVRGDLCFDLSLYMTQLNVPTAIMWGEKSEFTGPEIGRRLAALNPQAVRVFQALDDVGLTPQLELPAVTIGLIRRFLDLLK
- a CDS encoding DUF4330 domain-containing protein gives rise to the protein MKILDSQGRLFGKVSILDVGAALVILSVIVGIFFFPGTSGSVAQVGVTTKPVEMDLIVRGLNVRDPQALIDQFQKDKKTNIIIRNQPAGQMEIKSIKILPRSVTVPQPDGSVKALPDPRPDSFSTDMLMTFGTKAQITKDGPVVGSTKLKIGIPVELDGSGYNFNSTVIDIRFPD
- a CDS encoding M48 family metallopeptidase, translating into MKLNPLSFFSRRSSRRWFYPFLSSVVALFICVGLPQSGQAISLFDLILRGVQVIQLSTISDKQEVQIGRAINNQLVSREIRLYRNPQIVRYVEEIGQRLVAKSDRPDIPYTFQVVNDKGLNAFATMGGFVYVNTGLLTAAENEAQLASVISHEIGHIAGRHAIEQMRKSALARGVAAAAGLDRNLAVQIGVDLALRRPNSRQDEFEADQKGLQTMIRAGYAPSGMVAFMEKLLRANSVPTFLSTHPATSDRIKALERAIDPEDANVGDGLDEQAYKAKIRPLI
- a CDS encoding metallophosphoesterase, translating into MSKMTPRRIVIGDVHGHYEGLMTLMEAIAPSSSDSVYFLGDLIDRGPHSSQVVKFVKENSYHCLLGNHEQMLLDVLGDGQIYGPALQGWLYSGGHATVNSYGEAGIPTEDIEWMRSLPTYLDLGDLWLVHAGVHPQIPLEKQTAEEFCWIREEFHSIPQPYFLDKLIITGHTITFTLPGVAPGKLAQGNGWLDIDTGAYHQKSGWLTGLDITNSLVYQVNVARRRVRKLPLKEAVTQIDPSQVSRMRRQMLRP
- the miaE gene encoding tRNA isopentenyl-2-thiomethyl-A-37 hydroxylase MiaE, coding for MSSTTLPVIIALKQASSIAWVNQAIANTDTLLLDHSHCERKAAGVALNLMFRYPSYTQLVRQLTKIAREELEHFELVNQWLERRDIPLAALSAPPYGAGMKAQIRAKEPDRLLDSLLVSGLIEARSHERLGLLATHLPDPELAQFYGSLMASEARHYGVYWLLADTYFERGVVNQRLEELAVVESQLLEMLHPEPRIHS
- a CDS encoding GNAT family N-acetyltransferase, whose product is MEAQYRDFVIRDWEKRDRTFAADVIHSVLTEYGLPWQPKEADRDVLEVEKFYQDAGGEFWVIERQGQLVGTGAYYPVKRGDRAVEVRKMYLLPSVRGQGLGKYLLQQLENAIASRGFQEIWIETASVLKEAVKLYESSGYEPATGVETARCDRVYVKFL
- a CDS encoding diguanylate cyclase — its product is MNPHKLLSWDDHSHQMTPRRQLEHLEEMVTVFTEQPIQTNEQLPKEILEGKSFKTAISESERRLQAIFNQTSQFIALLQSDGIVIEANQTALDFGGIAATDVIGRPFWEASWWSVSPKIQEGLKCAIAQAASGEFVNYEVEVRGAGETIASFDFSLKLLKLETELLEAQQTPPLLIAQGQNITECKHSENQLTLCNLELLTLYKISEIAQETQSLHTAFQEIVEQISIDTGFPIITIELYDEARQMMVFAGLKGVPLPADTTVLEVPVDATLSGTVVRTGQPVVKTDLPQSAKNSNFNKIFSQAGIKTFICMPMIVNQRSIGVLSLAHLEIVQCNDSFLKWIGSLANSIASLTERKQAEQALRENEARYRRIVETTVEGVWVLDPEGNTAFVNNQMAQMLGVTAAQMLGKPLFAFMDDEGRAIAEALIERRRQGIKEQHDFKFRRQDGSDLWAIVSTNPIFDRAGNYAGVLGMVTDITQRKATEEALLQQAKRELLIRVITHQIRQSLKLEEILNTTVTEVRQFLACDRVVIFRFHPDWSGVIAVESVDSRWTPILGSTMTDHCFAHTYVEPYKNGRILAIEDIYTAGISPCHIDLLAQFQVRANLVVPILQGEDLWGLLIAHHCSQPRQWQQIEINLLQELATQAGIAIKQAQLYQQLEEANQELQRLAVLDGLTQVANRRCFDQYMNSEWQRLLREQVPLSLILGDIDFFKPYNDTYGHQAGDECLKAVASAIRRAVGRSTDLVARYGGEEFAIILPNTMAEGAIQVAEKIRAEVKALAIAHVNSQASQQLTLSLGIASVVPTSESSPAMLISAADTALYQAKAAGRDRYYAHH
- a CDS encoding DUF1995 family protein is translated as MAELPKSLEEAIAQSREATQAAIANGYTRIKVELVFPELKPMPVALQFIEAFEEMASELKVFFPDAGAAALARRDWGQVPFKITDIGSSRSSVDEKIHPEDRVFLFVEPSAVEVLQVEKLCEAAGDRPVVLLNPNLEDVAIIGIGYAGRQLRDRFLTTLESSYYLRPLDGAAVLRCYPSSWQVWQETNDNYQLIAEVSTKPVGEELDNILAGTTQAKDAANPSPAPTPKKSGLFTNLQRFIRTLSR
- a CDS encoding cysteine desulfurase family protein: MQIYLDYSATTPTRPEAIALMQTVLTQQWGNPSSLHEWGQRAATVLEQARIQVAGLINAPAESIIFTSGGTEADNLAIMGVARSYRTPQHIIISSVEHSAVSEPARLLELWGWQVTRLPVDIKGRVNPTDLEKALQPNTVLVSIIYGQSEVGTLQPIEELGKIARSHGVLFHTDAVQVAGRLPIDVQQLPVDMLSLSSHKIYGIQGAGALYLRPGVELAPLLCGGGQELKLRSGTQAVPVIAGFGVAAELAAQELGTETPRLIKLRDRLFSHLADVPHLIPTGDRQHRLPHHVSFSVIGESEKITGKTLVRQMNLAGIAISAGSACHSGKLSPSPILLAMGYSDAVALGGIRFTLGRDTEEADVDWAAMVLKQVLERLMPVSRISFQPERVLSLEF